Proteins found in one Candidatus Binatia bacterium genomic segment:
- a CDS encoding glycosyltransferase family 39 protein has translation MDPDAQKGTPDILRQSNPRRLDWRDAACAALIAIAVLAGASQRVIPGVVGVFDDDAVYSITARAIASGDGYTLTNLPGHPAQTKYPVLYPAFLSLAAMASSSRDEQLVLMQAMTIALSAIGLAMAYLYVVHFRIGHRAAAVGAGLIVASSPNVLFYCCQTLSEMPFLVALVAALWATESRLRSSDSSATRDLACGIALGLPFLCRLAGVAIPVAAVLAMMRRQKSVRFVAAGAAMVMVPWCLWAVFAGSAGHDSILGYHTDYIEWWRNNGSMFVPVENLLKSGVAFPSIAFEAATRWLYGRIDSPQWLLFSVGILPWMVVAVRARKLELLPVTLLAYLALVCFWPWPPDRFLVPILPFLVAMLIETVFQFVSLRTSARAGRLALATTIAMVVSLNGWMVLQYSSVSRQSHYPYFTMPDAPVAWSDYQSAFEWLSQHTRPGEVVAAGLDTMTALYSDRPTIRPFVPHALSLYYGASDPPLGTAGEMDDTLAKYGARYLLLTPLPSYPMEGAFFDLVYAATDETSSILRPVWQSKNDPRFAIFEVAAKPRVP, from the coding sequence ATGGATCCGGACGCACAAAAAGGAACGCCCGATATCCTGCGGCAGTCGAACCCGCGAAGGCTCGACTGGCGTGACGCCGCTTGTGCGGCCCTGATCGCGATTGCTGTCCTGGCGGGCGCGAGCCAGCGGGTGATCCCGGGAGTCGTCGGCGTATTTGACGACGACGCCGTCTACTCCATCACCGCCAGGGCTATCGCGAGCGGCGATGGCTACACGCTGACGAATCTTCCCGGTCATCCCGCGCAGACCAAGTATCCGGTACTGTACCCGGCGTTTCTTTCGTTGGCAGCGATGGCGTCGTCCTCTCGCGACGAACAACTGGTGTTGATGCAAGCGATGACGATTGCGCTTTCGGCGATCGGCCTCGCGATGGCTTACCTGTACGTCGTGCATTTTCGTATCGGTCACCGCGCAGCTGCCGTCGGCGCGGGCCTGATCGTCGCTTCATCGCCCAACGTTCTCTTCTATTGCTGTCAGACTCTTTCAGAAATGCCGTTTCTGGTGGCGCTCGTTGCGGCACTTTGGGCCACAGAATCGAGACTGCGCTCGTCCGACTCGTCGGCGACGCGCGACCTTGCCTGCGGAATCGCGCTCGGGCTCCCGTTTCTGTGTCGTCTGGCCGGCGTGGCCATACCTGTTGCCGCAGTCCTGGCAATGATGCGCCGCCAGAAGTCGGTGCGATTCGTAGCCGCCGGTGCAGCCATGGTCATGGTTCCGTGGTGCCTCTGGGCGGTTTTTGCCGGCAGCGCAGGCCACGACAGCATCCTGGGCTACCATACCGACTACATCGAGTGGTGGCGCAACAACGGGTCGATGTTTGTCCCCGTAGAGAATCTTCTGAAGTCAGGCGTCGCTTTCCCGTCGATCGCGTTCGAGGCGGCGACCCGGTGGCTGTATGGCCGAATCGATTCCCCTCAGTGGTTATTGTTTTCGGTCGGGATACTGCCGTGGATGGTTGTCGCCGTTCGAGCCCGCAAATTGGAGTTGCTGCCGGTCACGCTGCTTGCCTATCTTGCTCTCGTTTGCTTCTGGCCCTGGCCGCCCGATCGTTTCCTGGTTCCAATCCTGCCGTTCCTGGTCGCAATGCTCATCGAGACGGTGTTCCAGTTCGTTTCGCTCCGTACTTCGGCACGCGCCGGCCGACTCGCACTGGCAACGACGATTGCGATGGTGGTCTCGCTCAACGGCTGGATGGTCCTGCAATACTCCAGCGTGAGCCGTCAATCGCACTATCCGTATTTTACGATGCCCGATGCGCCTGTTGCGTGGAGTGACTATCAATCCGCCTTTGAATGGCTGTCGCAACACACTCGCCCTGGCGAAGTAGTGGCGGCCGGCTTGGACACGATGACAGCGCTATACAGCGATCGTCCGACGATCCGCCCCTTCGTGCCTCATGCTCTCTCGCTGTACTACGGCGCCTCCGATCCGCCGCTCGGAACCGCCGGCGAGATGGACGATACGCTGGCAAAGTATGGCGCGCGATATCTGCTGCTGACGCCACTGCCTTCGTATCCCATGGAAGGCGCATTCTTTGATCTGGTGTATGCGGCTACGGATGAGACTTCATCGATATTGCGGCCGGTATGGCAATCGAAGAACGACCCGCGCTTCGCGATCTTCGAGGTCGCGGCGAAACCGCGGGTCCCCTGA